In Tursiops truncatus isolate mTurTru1 chromosome X, mTurTru1.mat.Y, whole genome shotgun sequence, the following proteins share a genomic window:
- the LOC117310391 gene encoding sodium- and chloride-dependent creatine transporter 1-like, with protein MSLRKQTPTSSGPSNRPTSGPGSPNKVLRLFGGLEVPGTLSLEVWIDAGTQIFFSYAIGLGALTALGSYNRFNNNCYKDAIILALINSGTSFFAGFVVFSILGFMATEQGVHISKVAESGPGLAFIAYPRADTLMPVAPLWAALFFMLLLLGLDSQFVGVEVFITGLLDLLPASYYFCFQREISVALCCTLCFVIDLSVVTDGGMYVFQLFDYYSASGTPVLSAFWECVVISWVYGADRFMDDVACMIGYRPCPWMKWCWSFFTLLVCMALLPPGLPSPRLYLFC; from the exons ATGAGCCTGCGCAAACAGACACCCACATCTTCCGGTCCCTCTAACCGGCCTACCTCGGGCCCAGGCTCCCC GAACAAAGTCTTGAGGCTCTTCGGGGGCCTGGAGGTTCCGGGGACCCTCAGCTTGGAG GTATGGATAGATGCCGGGacccagattttcttttcttacgCCATTGGCCTGGGGGCCCTCACGGCCCTGGGCAGCTACAATCGCTTCAACAACAACTGCTACAA ggatGCCATCATCCTCGCACTCATCAACAGCGGGACCAGCTTCTTTGCTGGCTTCGTGGTCTTCTCCATCCTGGGCTTCATGGCCACAGAGCAGGGCGTGCACATCTCCAAGGTGGCGGAATCAG GGCCTGGCCTGGCTTTCATCGCCTATCCCCGGGCCGACACGCTGATGCCTGTGGCCCCGCTCTGGGCTGCTCTGTTCTTCATGCTGCTGCTGCTTGGCCTTGACAGCCAG TTTGTAGGTGTGGAAGTCTTCATCACCGGCCTGCTGGACCTCCTCCCGGCCTCTTACTACTTCTGTTTCCAAAGAGAGATCTCCGTGGCCCTCTGCTGCACCCTCTGCTTTGTCATTGATCTCTCCGTGGTGACCGAC GGTGGGATGTATGTCTTCCAGCTGTTTGACTACTACTCAGCCAGTGGCACCCCGGTGCTCTCGGCCTTCTGGGAGTGCGTGGTCATCTCCTGGGTGTACG GAGCCGACCGGTTCATGGATGACGTGGCCTGCATGATCGGGTACCGACCTTGCCCCTGGATGAAATGGTGCTGGTC